CTCGGTGCCAAAAGCTTGCAGCAACGCGTTCATTTTAGCCTTCCCGAGACCCGGTATAAATTCAAGTGGAACCTGATAGTGATAAGGCGGACGGTCTGCAGGTACTACAGGTGTCTTGCGGTCAGCAATATCTAGGATCCGGTCGAATACACCCCTCACCAATTTCAGACTGCCACAATACTGGCAACGCTCCGATGTGACATACGCTTCGTCAATAATACTGCCGCAACCTCCGCAGTAGGTTCGGTGGTATTTACCAAGCCGGGGGTTAAGTCCGAAATTGGCAGTTACCTTCCGTCCTTCCTTACGTTCAAGTGCGAGTCGCAGTTCAGCAAAAGAAGGTTGTGCCAAAGCCATTACATTATATTCACGACCTAATTTGCCCAGTGAATGCGCATCAGAGTTCGTTAAGAATGTGAAGTTATCGAGCTCAGAAACATAACCTGCCATTTCAGAATCCGCACTCAGCCCGAGCTCAACTGCAGCTATCCGATCCAGATCAAAGATATCTGACATTCGTTCCGCAGTGCAGCCGTACAAGCCCTTGTGAGGCGTGAAAATATGTGCAGGGATTAGAATACCTCCTCGCTCATAAATCTCATCCTGAAGCTCTCTAGCCGGTGCATAGAGGCGCTGGGAACTAAGGTTCACATTTCGCATATGGCGACTCATCCAAGCGCTGAAATCTGTCATCCGCTCCACGTCGGGCATGAAGGCGAGTACGTGGCACTCTTTTCGCCCAGGTTCGCGGATTTCAATCTCCGTTCCTAGGATGATCGTAGTCCCCTGATAAGCAATCCCTCCACCTTCTGCTAGCGTCATCTCTCCAGATTCTAAGGAACGCTGAATATCACGTAGAACGCCAGGTGAATGACTATCAATAATACCTATCATCTCAAGACCTTTACGCTCTGCAGCTTCTTTAGCGATTCCAGCAAAAGTGAGCTCACGGCTGCCGCTGATTTTGACCGCTTGTCCTTCCGACGTTCGTCCGATATGAACATGCAGATCGCAATAGAAGTTCTTCAGTTCAGGTGTTAGTTCCATTGGCCTGTCAGGGTGTATAAATGCCAAGCGTACACCGCCATCATCGTCTTTGCGTCCGCGATACGTCCGTCAGCTATATATTGATAGGCTTCCTCCAAGGTAAGCTCCGAGACCTCTAAAAATTCATCCTCGTCAAGCGACATATCCCCTGGCTCGGCATTATTAGTAACATACAAATGAA
This Paenibacillus sp. FSL R5-0345 DNA region includes the following protein-coding sequences:
- a CDS encoding endonuclease Q family protein, producing the protein MELTPELKNFYCDLHVHIGRTSEGQAVKISGSRELTFAGIAKEAAERKGLEMIGIIDSHSPGVLRDIQRSLESGEMTLAEGGGIAYQGTTIILGTEIEIREPGRKECHVLAFMPDVERMTDFSAWMSRHMRNVNLSSQRLYAPARELQDEIYERGGILIPAHIFTPHKGLYGCTAERMSDIFDLDRIAAVELGLSADSEMAGYVSELDNFTFLTNSDAHSLGKLGREYNVMALAQPSFAELRLALERKEGRKVTANFGLNPRLGKYHRTYCGGCGSIIDEAYVTSERCQYCGSLKLVRGVFDRILDIADRKTPVVPADRPPYHYQVPLEFIPGLGKAKMNALLQAFGTEMNILHGCGEAEIASVVGVDLASMIVQARSGILELSAGGGGTYGKVVQPGK